Proteins from one Marinobacter alexandrii genomic window:
- a CDS encoding SOS response-associated peptidase, which translates to MLDRYTITLKPDELALVLGAEVPAAYNPQFNAAPTKVLPLITSDNPDKISFYNWGLMAMWSNNKAMSPKFFNLPMDSVISKPNYRKKLTTHRCVIPMDGFYVWKQVAKKQQVPHYFFYPDKKVFSVAGLWEEGEDSAHSFIMITRPANNQITDFQDDMPAILDAASTRRWLESDDLEELQGLLNQESKEELLSHTVTPKIRDIEGNDVSFTKPAPPSDQHGNYTLFT; encoded by the coding sequence ATGCTCGATCGATACACGATAACATTAAAACCAGATGAACTGGCACTTGTGCTTGGAGCTGAAGTACCGGCTGCCTACAATCCACAATTCAATGCCGCGCCAACCAAAGTTTTACCCTTGATTACCAGCGATAATCCAGATAAGATTTCTTTCTACAATTGGGGTTTAATGGCTATGTGGTCAAATAATAAAGCAATGAGTCCTAAATTTTTTAATCTCCCAATGGACTCGGTGATAAGTAAACCTAACTATCGTAAAAAGCTAACCACACATCGATGCGTTATTCCAATGGACGGTTTTTATGTCTGGAAGCAAGTAGCTAAGAAGCAGCAAGTACCTCATTACTTCTTTTATCCAGATAAAAAAGTATTTTCCGTAGCAGGGCTATGGGAAGAAGGTGAGGATAGCGCACATTCCTTTATTATGATTACAAGGCCAGCAAATAATCAAATAACTGATTTTCAAGACGACATGCCAGCAATACTTGATGCTGCGTCTACTAGAAGATGGCTAGAGTCTGATGACCTTGAAGAGCTTCAAGGGCTATTGAATCAAGAATCGAAAGAAGAACTATTATCACATACTGTGACTCCCAAGATTAGGGATATTGAGGGTAATGATGTTTCATTTACAAAGCCTGCTCCACCTTCGGACCAGCATGGAAACTACACACTGTTTACTTAA
- a CDS encoding pyruvate dehydrogenase complex dihydrolipoamide acetyltransferase: MAEVIRMPKMSDTMEEGVIAAWLKKEGDEVSSGDVLAEVETDKATMELESYQDGVLLHIGVKEKEAVPVDGILAVIGEKGEDFQHLLKEASNGQSAVESKTEDSKEEKPENNASEKIDTSNINASIIRMPKMSDTMEEGVIASWLKKKGDSIESGDILAEVETDKATMELEAYEDGTLLYTAVEDGSGVAVDGVIAIIGEEGADYESLLKAEKQGGNDAKEEVKEEVKTETPVAVSSASPSVVSQPSSSSNGRVKASPLAKKIASEKGIDLAQVNGSGTDGRIVKKDVEDFTPSVQPQQTGTVSGDKPAVNIPQIVGEERSEKVDLSQMRKVIAKRLSDSKFTAPHFYLTMEINMDKAIEARKSMNEVAPVKISFNDMVVKAAAAALRQHPDVNVSWMGDHMVKHSHIHMGIAVAIPDGLIVPVVRFADNKSLSHISAEVRELAQKAKDKKLQPEEFSGNTFTISNLGMFGIDEFTAIINPPDACIMAIGGIKETVIVKNGEMKPGNVMKVTLSCDHRAVDGAVGSAFLKTFKDLLEDPVRILI, encoded by the coding sequence ATGGCTGAAGTAATAAGAATGCCCAAAATGAGTGATACCATGGAAGAAGGTGTCATTGCTGCATGGTTGAAAAAAGAGGGTGATGAAGTAAGTTCTGGTGATGTCCTGGCTGAAGTAGAAACGGACAAGGCGACAATGGAACTGGAATCTTATCAAGATGGTGTGTTATTACATATTGGAGTAAAAGAAAAAGAGGCAGTTCCAGTAGATGGAATATTAGCTGTGATTGGTGAAAAAGGAGAAGACTTTCAGCATTTACTCAAAGAAGCAAGCAACGGACAATCTGCTGTGGAGAGTAAAACTGAGGATAGTAAGGAAGAAAAGCCAGAAAATAACGCATCAGAAAAAATTGATACCAGCAATATAAATGCCTCAATAATCCGAATGCCTAAGATGAGTGATACTATGGAGGAGGGCGTTATTGCTTCATGGCTAAAGAAAAAAGGAGATAGCATAGAATCAGGAGACATTTTAGCGGAAGTAGAGACGGATAAAGCCACCATGGAATTGGAGGCCTATGAAGATGGTACACTACTTTATACGGCAGTGGAAGATGGCAGTGGTGTGGCAGTTGATGGAGTGATTGCTATTATAGGGGAAGAAGGTGCAGATTATGAATCTTTACTGAAGGCAGAGAAGCAAGGAGGAAATGACGCGAAAGAGGAAGTTAAGGAAGAAGTGAAAACAGAAACTCCTGTAGCTGTATCATCAGCTAGTCCGAGCGTTGTATCACAGCCAAGCAGTTCAAGTAACGGAAGAGTGAAGGCGTCACCACTTGCGAAGAAAATAGCTTCCGAAAAGGGAATAGATCTAGCTCAGGTAAATGGCTCTGGAACCGATGGAAGAATTGTGAAAAAGGATGTGGAAGATTTCACACCTTCTGTACAACCTCAACAAACAGGGACAGTTTCTGGAGATAAGCCTGCTGTTAATATTCCTCAAATAGTAGGTGAGGAGCGATCAGAGAAGGTAGATCTTTCGCAGATGCGTAAGGTGATCGCGAAGCGATTGAGTGACAGTAAATTCACTGCTCCTCATTTCTATCTCACCATGGAGATAAACATGGATAAAGCTATCGAAGCTCGTAAGTCTATGAATGAAGTTGCTCCGGTAAAGATTAGCTTCAATGACATGGTGGTGAAAGCAGCCGCAGCGGCTTTACGTCAACATCCAGATGTAAATGTTAGTTGGATGGGTGATCACATGGTAAAACATTCACACATTCACATGGGAATAGCAGTTGCCATTCCTGATGGATTGATTGTGCCAGTGGTAAGATTTGCTGATAATAAATCATTGTCTCATATTTCGGCAGAAGTACGAGAGCTAGCGCAGAAAGCAAAAGACAAAAAATTACAACCAGAAGAATTTTCTGGAAATACATTCACCATTTCTAACTTGGGAATGTTTGGAATTGATGAGTTTACCGCAATCATTAATCCGCCAGATGCTTGTATCATGGCAATAGGAGGTATTAAAGAAACGGTAATTGTGAAAAACGGAGAGATGAAGCCAGGGAATGTGATGAAAGTGACGCTTTCATGTGATCACAGAGCAGTAGATGGTGCAGTAGGCTCTGCCTTTTTGAAAACATTCAAAGACCTGCTGGAAGACCCGGTTCGAATTCTGATTTAA
- a CDS encoding FecR domain-containing protein, with translation MAKDLKVYNHLNYNEESSSEKDEFVDFLFQNTEISAPEVDENKAWESLNQKIHNPNKSFMWMKIAATVAILAILSVSLFLFNPSPSQIQVASTNEKINVTFPDGSTGILNTNSSFSYPEKFGDERNVSFTGEAYFDIKKSEKPFIIDVNGVDVRVLGTAFNLITTENDVRLYVDRGLVAFEKAGEQTQVPAGKEAIFNRKNTSVDVKSIPSTNIMSWRNGVFTFDNTPLSQALAELGEYYDVEFKLSDNQLQKCRLTVTFNKQSLNEVLKTIGKALNVKTSYKDRIVKISGQGC, from the coding sequence ATGGCAAAGGACCTGAAAGTATATAACCACCTAAATTATAACGAAGAGTCTTCTTCAGAAAAAGATGAATTCGTTGATTTTCTTTTTCAGAACACTGAAATAAGTGCTCCTGAAGTAGATGAAAACAAAGCTTGGGAATCATTGAATCAAAAGATTCATAATCCTAATAAATCCTTCATGTGGATGAAGATAGCTGCAACAGTCGCTATTCTGGCCATACTATCAGTATCACTATTCCTATTTAATCCATCACCATCTCAAATTCAGGTTGCCTCCACGAACGAAAAAATAAACGTAACATTTCCTGATGGTTCTACTGGTATATTAAATACCAATTCGTCATTTAGCTATCCTGAAAAATTTGGTGATGAACGTAATGTTTCTTTCACAGGTGAAGCTTACTTTGATATTAAAAAAAGCGAGAAGCCTTTCATTATTGACGTAAATGGAGTTGATGTAAGAGTATTGGGAACCGCTTTTAATCTTATAACAACAGAAAATGATGTTAGACTTTATGTCGATAGAGGACTTGTTGCATTTGAAAAAGCTGGGGAGCAAACTCAAGTTCCAGCAGGAAAAGAAGCAATCTTTAATCGCAAGAATACATCTGTGGATGTTAAATCAATACCATCAACTAATATCATGAGCTGGAGAAATGGAGTATTCACTTTTGATAACACTCCTCTAAGTCAGGCACTTGCCGAATTAGGTGAATACTATGATGTTGAATTCAAGCTTTCGGATAATCAATTACAAAAATGTAGATTAACAGTAACGTTTAATAAGCAATCGCTTAATGAAGTTTTAAAGACAATTGGTAAAGCTTTAAACGTCAAAACATCATATAAAGATCGTATTGTAAAAATTTCAGGTCAAGGCTGCTAA
- a CDS encoding LytTR family DNA-binding domain-containing protein — translation MIRAIIVDDEYLARQRVIKLLENHPEINVIAEAKNGLQAVELIDLREPDLVFLDVQMPDFDGFEVVKKIKIKQLPYIIFTTAYDSYAIQAFDIHALDYLLKPIDEDRFNESIVKLLKHLEVQKTSAFNKKLMKLMKDFERPQDDFTSVITITDRGWEHEVELDEVFYIEANGNYLNLHTSDKTHLYRSTMNTFSKQLNPESFLRIHRSIIVNRRYIKKCIYLSNNEYEFILKNGKVLLSGRSFRQDIMQYLS, via the coding sequence ATGATTAGAGCTATAATTGTAGATGATGAATACCTAGCGCGTCAACGAGTGATCAAGCTACTAGAAAATCATCCCGAAATCAATGTGATTGCGGAAGCGAAAAATGGATTACAAGCTGTAGAGTTAATTGATCTAAGAGAACCAGATCTTGTTTTCTTAGATGTACAAATGCCAGACTTTGATGGATTTGAGGTGGTGAAGAAGATCAAAATCAAGCAACTCCCCTATATTATTTTCACCACTGCATACGATAGCTATGCGATTCAGGCTTTTGATATACACGCACTTGACTATCTCCTAAAACCTATTGATGAGGATCGATTCAATGAATCTATAGTCAAGCTATTGAAACATCTTGAAGTTCAGAAGACTTCAGCTTTCAATAAAAAATTGATGAAACTGATGAAAGATTTTGAACGACCTCAGGATGATTTCACCTCTGTGATCACAATAACAGATCGTGGATGGGAACACGAAGTAGAATTAGATGAAGTCTTTTACATAGAGGCCAACGGCAATTACCTAAACCTTCATACCTCAGACAAAACCCACCTTTATCGATCCACAATGAACACCTTTTCAAAACAGCTTAACCCTGAAAGCTTTCTACGTATACATCGGTCCATAATTGTGAATAGACGGTACATTAAGAAGTGCATATACTTGAGTAATAATGAATATGAGTTCATCTTGAAGAATGGAAAAGTATTGCTATCAGGTCGCTCCTTTCGGCAGGATATCATGCAATACCTCAGCTGA
- a CDS encoding DUF2911 domain-containing protein, giving the protein MNYNSSKVITSLALALMSTFVFAQNVTLPRPSQYAEVTQQVGISHVTIKYHSPAVNNRQIWGGLIPYGAMWRAGANENTTITFSHDAELEEQPIAAGTYGLFMFIKDKENIRIILSKYAKSWGTNYPAEQDAVLIADVSTNKIPSQDWLSYDFKDRSGDDVTAVLRWADLEVPFNISFDVDDIVIENARAELKGPVGFTWRGYMQAANYCLQNDFNLEEAMTWIDQSISMSSGFSNLQVKAGLLAKNGEVEEAKKVMDQALPTANPFQLNQYGYQLLAVGDTKKAIEVFSMNVKKNASHQFIWGFTDSLGEAYLKDGNKKLALKYYKEARKVAPENQYAYLDGVINGIEGK; this is encoded by the coding sequence ATGAACTACAACTCGAGCAAAGTAATTACCTCATTGGCATTAGCACTAATGTCAACGTTCGTATTTGCACAAAATGTAACACTACCCCGTCCCAGTCAATATGCTGAAGTGACACAACAAGTGGGTATTTCTCATGTAACCATCAAATATCACAGTCCTGCAGTAAATAATCGGCAGATTTGGGGTGGTTTGATACCATATGGAGCAATGTGGCGGGCAGGAGCCAATGAAAACACCACCATCACTTTTTCACATGATGCTGAATTAGAAGAACAGCCAATTGCTGCTGGCACTTACGGTCTTTTTATGTTTATCAAAGACAAAGAAAACATTCGAATCATCCTTTCGAAGTATGCCAAATCTTGGGGGACCAATTACCCCGCAGAACAAGACGCTGTATTGATAGCTGATGTTAGTACAAATAAAATTCCGTCACAAGACTGGTTGAGCTATGATTTCAAAGATCGATCTGGTGATGATGTAACGGCTGTGCTTCGATGGGCCGATCTGGAGGTTCCTTTCAATATTTCTTTTGATGTAGATGACATAGTAATCGAAAATGCCAGAGCTGAATTAAAAGGACCTGTAGGTTTTACCTGGAGAGGTTACATGCAAGCCGCTAACTACTGTTTGCAAAATGACTTCAACCTTGAAGAAGCAATGACCTGGATAGATCAATCTATTTCTATGAGTAGTGGTTTTTCTAATCTGCAAGTAAAAGCCGGTCTTTTAGCTAAAAACGGAGAAGTGGAAGAAGCTAAAAAAGTAATGGACCAGGCATTACCTACAGCAAACCCATTTCAGCTTAATCAATACGGATATCAACTACTTGCAGTTGGAGATACGAAAAAGGCCATTGAAGTATTCTCAATGAACGTGAAGAAAAACGCTAGTCATCAGTTTATCTGGGGCTTCACTGATAGTCTGGGCGAGGCGTATCTCAAAGACGGCAACAAGAAACTAGCGCTCAAGTATTACAAAGAAGCCCGCAAGGTTGCTCCTGAAAATCAATATGCGTATTTGGATGGAGTAATCAACGGAATTGAAGGAAAATAA
- a CDS encoding histidine kinase yields the protein MNISSIKTKHAFILAFMVSGLLILRQYIDYVINNYGYDFSWFAVTIRIIINYSLWAAFFSLLLKVALYFQQRRNSFSIWAKHICMSIMIAAVHRLLAVQLYDLAYYAYSGFLRGFFTPGNKVAIGAGLFSSFLEYWIIMVLIMSISYYVRYTSQQKELNIAKLNALQMQLHPHFLFNTLNSITSLIDIDSKKAQKMLTQLGFLMREILEKDHKHLISLESEMEYIKAYLEIEHIRFQDRLKLDLSIEKDVSNAKIPALILQPIVENAIKHGISKCPDGGEISVHASRSNGSKLIIEVLNDFQELNSSSKIDGYGIGTSNVSKRLKQMYGDDQTFIQRIAGTKYITEITFPLQLS from the coding sequence CTTTATGGTAAGCGGCCTGCTCATACTACGCCAATACATCGATTATGTAATCAATAATTACGGATACGACTTCAGCTGGTTTGCTGTTACTATCCGTATCATCATCAACTACTCTCTATGGGCCGCTTTTTTTAGTTTGTTGCTAAAGGTCGCTCTCTATTTCCAGCAGCGTAGAAACAGTTTTAGCATATGGGCCAAGCACATTTGCATGAGCATCATGATTGCTGCAGTACACAGACTACTTGCTGTCCAGCTTTATGATTTAGCCTATTATGCATATTCAGGTTTCCTAAGAGGTTTTTTTACACCTGGAAACAAAGTAGCCATTGGGGCTGGGCTATTTTCTAGTTTTCTCGAATATTGGATCATTATGGTCTTAATAATGAGTATTTCCTACTATGTACGCTATACAAGTCAACAAAAGGAATTGAATATTGCGAAGCTGAATGCTTTGCAAATGCAGCTTCATCCTCATTTTCTATTCAATACACTTAATTCTATCACCTCGCTTATAGACATTGATTCCAAGAAAGCGCAAAAAATGCTGACACAGCTCGGCTTCCTAATGCGAGAGATTCTAGAGAAGGATCATAAACATCTCATCTCATTAGAAAGTGAGATGGAATACATCAAAGCTTATCTGGAAATTGAGCATATCCGATTCCAGGATAGACTCAAACTTGACTTGTCCATTGAGAAGGATGTATCTAATGCAAAAATACCAGCACTTATTTTACAGCCTATCGTCGAAAACGCTATTAAGCATGGCATATCCAAATGTCCCGATGGCGGAGAAATTTCTGTTCATGCTTCAAGGTCAAATGGATCCAAATTAATCATTGAAGTACTAAACGACTTTCAGGAACTGAATAGTTCTTCAAAAATCGATGGTTATGGCATTGGTACCTCCAATGTTTCCAAGCGACTAAAGCAAATGTATGGGGATGATCAGACTTTCATACAACGGATAGCTGGGACTAAATACATTACAGAAATTACTTTTCCACTTCAGCTGTCATGA
- a CDS encoding serine hydrolase, which produces MALRFLFIFFILSSCYLSDEVVPDQDVWKYALPSDVGISNDSLLVIDSRAKIGGFEVINGLIIIRNDKLIFENYYQNNNRQTTQNLGRASMVFTLAAIGIAEDKRLLSIEDPIADYLPEYENIFQDNIGKQEITIAHLLAHRGGFSWNESIEPRFSDNNNLNQMKASEDWARFVLDQPLEAPAGLRFNLNTGTGVILGKIIENASGQDFVSFLTENILDPLLIDSLTISTDPNGNYNGGDGIELSLIDWTKFGYLILNEGIWRGRKIIDPNFLLNTTSTQTTVSGTFELGYVWWLFGDDFANAFGIDHEDIFYIPGELGQHMYIIPSEKMIVSIFADNFFFGFVNPSLNLFAEITYTLQ; this is translated from the coding sequence ATGGCATTACGATTCTTATTCATATTCTTCATTCTTTCTTCATGCTATCTAAGCGATGAGGTAGTACCTGATCAAGATGTATGGAAATATGCATTACCATCAGATGTAGGCATATCAAATGATAGTTTACTAGTCATTGATAGTAGAGCAAAAATCGGAGGGTTCGAGGTAATCAATGGACTAATAATCATTCGCAACGACAAGCTAATTTTTGAAAACTATTATCAAAACAACAACAGACAGACAACTCAAAATCTGGGTAGAGCAAGCATGGTATTCACTTTAGCTGCCATCGGAATTGCTGAAGATAAGCGTTTGCTTTCAATAGAAGATCCAATTGCTGATTATTTGCCCGAATATGAAAATATTTTTCAGGATAATATCGGGAAACAAGAAATCACTATTGCACACCTATTGGCTCATAGAGGAGGGTTTTCCTGGAACGAAAGTATAGAACCAAGATTTAGCGATAATAATAATCTCAATCAAATGAAAGCATCTGAAGATTGGGCCAGATTTGTATTAGACCAGCCTCTAGAAGCACCAGCAGGACTAAGGTTTAACCTAAATACTGGCACTGGTGTAATTCTTGGTAAGATTATAGAAAATGCTTCGGGACAAGATTTTGTCAGTTTTCTAACAGAAAATATACTAGATCCCTTACTAATCGACTCTTTGACTATCAGCACGGATCCAAATGGCAATTATAATGGTGGTGATGGTATTGAATTATCACTAATTGATTGGACAAAGTTTGGCTACTTAATCTTAAATGAAGGTATATGGAGAGGAAGAAAAATCATAGATCCAAATTTTCTGCTAAATACAACCTCTACACAGACTACAGTATCTGGCACCTTTGAGCTAGGCTATGTATGGTGGCTATTTGGTGATGATTTTGCTAATGCTTTTGGAATAGATCATGAAGATATTTTTTATATACCAGGGGAATTAGGTCAACACATGTACATTATTCCCTCAGAAAAAATGATTGTTTCTATATTCGCCGATAACTTCTTTTTTGGTTTTGTTAATCCATCGCTAAACTTGTTCGCAGAAATTACTTATACGCTTCAATAG
- the hslV gene encoding ATP-dependent protease subunit HslV, producing the protein MEKIKSTTVLAIKHNGKVAIGADGQATLGNTVAKSNVKKIRKLGDGKVVTGFAGSTADAFTLLDRFDEKLSNYSGNLKRAAVELAKDWRTDRYLRKLEAMMIVTDKEEVLVVSGTGDVIEPDEEVAAIGSGSMYARAAALALKKHAPNLTAEEMVREGLTIAADICIYTNHNLVIEVVE; encoded by the coding sequence ATGGAAAAAATAAAATCAACAACCGTCCTTGCAATCAAACACAATGGTAAAGTAGCAATTGGTGCAGATGGGCAAGCCACTCTTGGCAATACCGTTGCAAAATCAAATGTGAAAAAAATCCGAAAGCTGGGAGATGGGAAGGTTGTAACCGGCTTTGCAGGTTCCACTGCTGATGCATTTACTTTATTGGATCGTTTTGATGAAAAATTGAGTAATTATTCTGGAAATTTGAAAAGAGCCGCAGTAGAACTGGCTAAAGACTGGAGGACTGATAGGTACCTTAGGAAGTTAGAAGCCATGATGATAGTGACTGATAAAGAAGAGGTCCTTGTTGTCTCAGGAACTGGGGATGTAATAGAGCCAGATGAAGAAGTTGCGGCTATTGGATCAGGAAGTATGTATGCTAGAGCAGCAGCGCTAGCTCTGAAGAAACATGCACCCAATCTTACAGCAGAGGAAATGGTACGTGAAGGATTAACGATTGCTGCAGATATCTGTATTTACACGAATCATAATTTAGTGATTGAAGTAGTGGAGTAA
- a CDS encoding RNA polymerase sigma-70 factor, protein MNPENDLLLFQQVKSDDFSSYEVIFKRYYKELYRFAFTYVRDGTIAEEMAQEVFLYIWEKRGNIEIQTTLKTYLYSAVKNKCLNYIKLELPKQQSMADVSEVMLSVNVPKKDEGENEKLKKYIKGAIDALPKKCRRIFILSRNAGMTYEEIAEELDLSKKTVENQMGIALKKLRESLEHVYKHYKEHMS, encoded by the coding sequence ATGAATCCAGAAAATGACCTTTTGCTTTTCCAACAAGTGAAGAGTGATGACTTCTCATCATATGAGGTCATTTTCAAACGCTACTATAAAGAATTGTATCGCTTTGCCTTCACCTATGTCAGAGATGGCACTATAGCTGAAGAAATGGCTCAGGAAGTGTTTTTGTACATCTGGGAAAAGCGAGGAAACATTGAAATTCAAACAACACTTAAAACCTATCTGTACTCGGCTGTAAAAAACAAATGCTTGAATTACATAAAGCTAGAATTGCCCAAGCAGCAATCCATGGCAGATGTGAGTGAGGTAATGCTAAGTGTGAATGTCCCAAAGAAAGATGAAGGTGAAAACGAGAAATTAAAAAAGTACATAAAAGGAGCAATTGATGCACTTCCTAAGAAATGCAGAAGAATATTTATTCTAAGCAGGAATGCAGGAATGACCTATGAGGAAATTGCCGAAGAACTTGATCTTTCTAAGAAAACTGTTGAAAATCAAATGGGTATCGCTCTAAAAAAATTGAGAGAATCATTGGAGCATGTATATAAGCATTACAAAGAGCATATGAGCTAA